The genomic region GCCTGTACGCCAGCCTGATGAACCAGTACGGTACCAAAGAAGAGTCCGGGGCATTTGTTCTGATGTCGCTGGAGTCCGGTCCGCTGATGACGATGGTCATTCTCGGTGCCGCCGGCCTCGGCTCTTTCGAACCGCATCACTTTATCGGCGCGGTATTACCGTTCCTGATTGGCTTTACGCTGGGTAACCTGGACCACGATCTGCGCGCATTCTTCAGTAAAGCCACGCCGGTTCTGATTCCGTTCTTCGGCTTTGCACTGGGTAATACCATTAACCTGGCGGTGATTGTCGATACCGGGCTGTTGGGGATCCTGCTGGGTGTGGCGGTGATTATCATTACCGGTATTCCGCTGATTATCGCTGACCGTGTCATCGGTGGTGGTAACGGTACTGCAGGTGTCGCGGCCTCATCAGCGGCAGGCGCGGCGGTGGCCAACCCGGTGATTATCGCGCAAATTAACCCTGCGTTTGAACCGGTTGCCGCTTCCGCGACGGCATTGGTCGCGGCCAGCGTGGTCGTCACGGCGATTCTGGTGCCGATTATTACTGCGCTCTACGCCAAACGTTTCGGTCACGTTGCAGCGCGAGCCGATGCAGAAGAAAACGCGGCGGAATCCGCAAGCCATTAATACGCAACCTTTCTCCGTCCCCCTTCACAACGTGAGGGGGGACGGCGGGAAAATCTCTTCAACCATCGCATCAACCAGCCGTTTTGCTGAACAGAGTCGCGGCATTCCGAGCGCCACCGTCTGCCAGCGCTGCGTCACCGACCAACAAACTGGATGTTTATCCGCTTCACACCAGTCCCCCAACCAGCTCAGCATATCATTATACTCACCAGCCCCCGCCGCAGCGGAGGCATTAAGCCAGTGGTGATAATAGTGACGGGTGGTGGGCGCAGCATGAATACTGTGAGCAAGGTAGTTCGATGCCATCGCACGCAGGTTGTCTTTCAACATCTGCACCACCTCCGGATTCGCCAGACGACAGGCATCACCAAACGGCCCCCAGCGCAGCTCTTCCAGTGCGACAAAGCAGCGTCCCGGCAGCGACCAGCCATCGTAGGCGCCTGCCAGCCACCGGGTAAATACCTGCTCACTGTGCTCACCCGCCTGCACGGTCAGTCCGCGCTGGCTCAGTGCTTTCTCTTTATACGCGCAGCGCTGATTGAACCACTCGCTGAGTGATGCTACCTGTTGCACGAGGCCAGGTGCGGATTGCCCACGCGTAATATCGGATTGTTGCAGGAACGTCAGACGTTGAGAAATGCGCGTCAGCGCTAAATGACCCGGATCGAACATCGCCGCCAGCCTTTCGACCAGCTTCAGGCGCATCATCAAATGTTCGCTATACACGCCAGCTATCGCCCACGCGCGAAGCTGAGTCTGGGAGAGAATTTCCTGCGTCAGTCGGTCACGAAACTGCTGTTGTTGCAGCGTAACGCTTGCCCGTTTCGGCTCATCTCCATAAATAAGATCGACCATAAACTTCGGATGGATGGATTCCAGCGTCCGTCCGGGGCCTTCCAGCAAGGTATTTGTCATGGGTAATCGGCCACAAAAAGCGTTTGAATATCATCACGGAGCAGGTGCGAATCTTCATAAATCCATGCGGTGGCGGCAATACTGTGTTGCAACTGCTGACTCAGGCGATGTACGGCCGACTCATTTTGCTGACGCACCGTTAAACATTCACGCAGACTCTCCTGCAACCCGGCCAGGCACAAGGAGAAATCGGCAAAAAACGTTGCCATACCTGCCGTAACAGAAACATCGACCTGTGCGGCTAAAGCTTTACGAATTTGTTGGCAGAAGTTCCGGACGTAGGCCACCAGGTTCTGATGAAGGGCTTTTATATCAATAAAATAGCTTGTTTTTTCTTCAACATAGTCATTCCAGCTCCAGCCCGGCTGGTTCAACCAGCGCGAGAAGGTTTCGCGTATTCCCGACCCTTTCTGCTTGCCGTTTTCCCCCGGCTCCTGCTGGGCAATGGCCTCGCTAAAAAGCTGACGCGTCGAGAAGTTAAACAGGGAAGCATGAAATGCCGGAAAGCTAATCCGAGGGCGAAACCCCGCCTGATGCAGTTCATCTTTCACACGCATCTCAATAGGCCGCATCGCGTCATTCAGCGCCCGTCCCAGGGTGATCTCCAGTTCTTCAAAGCGCAAGGCGAGGTTACGACTGATATTGTCCTGCGCAACCAACAGAATGCCTTCACAGGATGAACGTAATTTACTGAGTACGATTTGTGCCTGCGCTTCGTCGTTCAGCACCAACTTATCGCCGTCAATTTCAACCTGTGTCGGCAGCGAATTAACATCGCGCTGCGTCAACGCCAGCACCTGATCCTGGTTAAACAGGGTAGAAATATTGTCGAGAATCGCCGTCTCCTGCGCGCTCAAAAAGCTGTTCGCAGACTCCAGCGCCAGCTCAACTTCATGGCGCACCTCATCGCTCACCCCCTCCTGACTCACCTTCAACTGCCGCATATCCTCTTCGAGGCGGGAGATATTTTGCTGTAACTTCTCAAACGCCACCGTCAGTCCGTGATAGCGAAAATCCAGATATTCACGGGCGCTTTGCGCGTAATTGAGCAGTTTATGCGAGGCAGAGCGCAAGGCGTACAGGGACGCATTGGCATACGCCGCATGGATCAGGGTCTGGATCGGTTGTTCAAACAATGAGTCCTCCCACAGCAAATCTGCGGCGTGGCGGAGATGTTCGATATCATCAAGGTCGGTATTTCTCCAGCGGCGTCCCAGGGCCGCTTCGGCAAAATCCTGAACCCAACGCTGCTCCTCGTGATCCGGTAAACGGCCATGTTTCGTCAATTCATGCCGCGCCCGGTTCGCCAGATAGCCCCACATCGAAGAAACCGGGTAAATATGCGTCGGGTGGATAGACCCTTTCATCAGCGTGCCGGAGATCAGCGCTTTGACCTGCTCTTCGTCATCGCTGTTGCGGTCTTTCTGATCAAACTTATTCACCAGCGCGTAGAGCGGCACGGATTTGCCTACCGCCGCAATGGCCTGCCGCACCTCTTCATCAGAAACGGATTTCAGTTGCGTATAATCCATCACCGCAAGTACCGCAGAGGCGCGCGCCAGTTGCTCATTCAGCATTTTTTGTAAGTGTGGCTGCCCGGCTTCGTTTGGCCCTGGGGTATCCAGTAAGGTGAACTGCCCCGGATACTTTTCCAGCCCTGCAAGATGGACAAATTCGACCTCAATCACCGGAATATGCTCAATCGCGGCATAGGCCGAAAAGGGAAAATCGACGTCCAGCGCTTTCGACAAACGCACCAGATCGTTAAGGCTTTTCAGACACTGGAAAATAGGTTGCGCGCCGAGATAGTGACGCTCGAACGCCACGCCTTTTTCAATGCGCTGTAGCAGGGCATTCATGTCTTTATCGATTTCCAGCACCTGCGTCAGGTGCTGACGATCGCAATCGCGCATGCCTTCCTGCAGCATCTGCATTAAGGCTTCAATAGGCGCCACGTGGGAAAAGTGCAGCACCGGCTCTTTTTGCCCGGGCGTATGGCGGATCAGCGTGGGTAATGCGGTCATCGGTCGATTGCGGTTTGGCAACACTTCAGTGCCGACAATGGCATTGATGGTCGTCGATTTCCCTGCCTTCACGGTACCCACAATCGCCAGCACCATTTCCAGACGCGAAATTTTACGCAGCTCATTGTGCAACGTCGCCTGCTGAGCATCCACGCCACGGGTGCTAAAATGCAGCGGCTGAACATTGATGCGCTCCTCACCATTTATAGATGCAGCGTCGTTCAGAACCGCCGATGGCATATTTTTAACGGTCTTGAGATTTTCCAGAGAAAGCAACAACAAGCGTTCAGCTTCCTGGCTCAATTCATATATTGTCTGTGTGTACATGAAAAAATATTTCCTTAACGCAAATTTTATTGCTTTTATTTAGCCTTGGTTTTTATTTGTGAATTTTCGGCATTAATAATTACGTATAGAAAGATTCAATAAATTAATTTATTGATAATATTAGAATTATTATTTTTCTGACGATCGTTCCATTTTCATTTTGCGATGAAAAGTTAACCAGCTAAATTGATCGTAGTTCAGATTTAACAAAATAACCGGAATATTTTCGATTATTTCCACCTACTAAAAATGAGGGGTTTCCGTAAGGCATAAACAAAGAAAAGAGACCTTTTTTTGTTTATATCAGAAATGCGAGCTCACCTTATCTTAAATAACAGACGGTGGCAATTTCCCTTAAAAAATATTGTGTATTATTTTGCGCCAGTCCAAACCAGACAACCAACAACGTCGCCTAATCCTAAATTACCGAGTAGTCCCGACAACATTATGGATTTTGTGTATAATTGCAGCCATTTTCGGCTACCTGCCTTTTTCAGGCGCTTTTGCCTGTACTGACTTTTGAGGAAATCCACATGTCATTACCACACTGCCCACAATGCAATTCCGAATACACCTACGAAGATAACGGCATGTACATTTGTCCGGAATGCGCGCATGAATGGAACGATGCTGAACCTGCGCATGACAGCGATGAACTGATCGTTAAAGATGCGAACGGAAACCTGCTGGCCGACGGCGACAGCGTAACGGTCATTAAGGACCTGAAGGTGAAAGGTAGCTCGTCCATGCTGAAGATCGGCACGAAAGTGAAGAATATTCGTCTGGTTGAAGGCGACCATAACATCGATTGCAAAATTGATGGCTTCGGCCCGATGAAACTGAAATCCGAGTTTGTGAAAAAGAACTAATTTTCCAGACCGGATAACGCGTTAGCCGCCATCCGGCTTTTATTGCCCGGTGGCGCTTCGCTTACCGGGCCTGCGATAACTACACTTAACGGGCTTCTTTTACCTGAGGTAAATATTATGCCGTTAAGTCCCTACATCTCATTTGCCGGTAACTGTGCCGAGGCCATCGCGTATTATCAAAAAACGCTGGGTGCAGAACTCCTCTATAAAATCAGTTTCGGTGAAATGCCCAGGTCCGCACAGGACAGCGAAGACGGTTGCCCGTCCGGAATGAAATTTCCCGATTCCGCCATCGCCCACGCCAACGTTCGTATCGCCAACAGCGACATTATGATGAGTGATGCCGTTGCAGGAGATAAAGCCCACTACTCGGGTTTCACATTGGTTCTCGACACGCAAAACGTCGACGAAGGAAAGCGCTGGTTTGATAACCTTGCCGCAGACGGGCAAATTGAAATGGACTGGCAGGAAACCTTCTGGGCGCATGGCTTTGGCAAGGTCAGCGACCGCTATGGCATCCCGTGGATGATCAACGTCGTTAAACAACAGCAGCCGAACACCTGAACCGGCGGGAGGCGCGCCCTCCCGTGTTGTCATCAGATTTCACTTAACTCTTCATCACCAGGTAACACAGTCTTAACCCAAACGTCACATTAATCCGCCACGATGGGGCCACTTTTTTTAGAGAGGCCGCATCATGCAAACGATTATCCGCGTTGAGAAACTCTCCAAAACGTTCCATCAACATCAGGCGCTGCATGCGGTTGATCTCTCCATTCATTCCGGTGAAATGGTGGCGCTGTTGGGGCCGTCTGGCTCC from Citrobacter sp. RHB25-C09 harbors:
- a CDS encoding zinc ribbon domain-containing protein YjdM gives rise to the protein MSLPHCPQCNSEYTYEDNGMYICPECAHEWNDAEPAHDSDELIVKDANGNLLADGDSVTVIKDLKVKGSSSMLKIGTKVKNIRLVEGDHNIDCKIDGFGPMKLKSEFVKKN
- the yjdN gene encoding VOC family metalloprotein YjdN; its protein translation is MPLSPYISFAGNCAEAIAYYQKTLGAELLYKISFGEMPRSAQDSEDGCPSGMKFPDSAIAHANVRIANSDIMMSDAVAGDKAHYSGFTLVLDTQNVDEGKRWFDNLAADGQIEMDWQETFWAHGFGKVSDRYGIPWMINVVKQQQPNT
- the crfC gene encoding clamp-binding protein CrfC codes for the protein MYTQTIYELSQEAERLLLLSLENLKTVKNMPSAVLNDAASINGEERINVQPLHFSTRGVDAQQATLHNELRKISRLEMVLAIVGTVKAGKSTTINAIVGTEVLPNRNRPMTALPTLIRHTPGQKEPVLHFSHVAPIEALMQMLQEGMRDCDRQHLTQVLEIDKDMNALLQRIEKGVAFERHYLGAQPIFQCLKSLNDLVRLSKALDVDFPFSAYAAIEHIPVIEVEFVHLAGLEKYPGQFTLLDTPGPNEAGQPHLQKMLNEQLARASAVLAVMDYTQLKSVSDEEVRQAIAAVGKSVPLYALVNKFDQKDRNSDDEEQVKALISGTLMKGSIHPTHIYPVSSMWGYLANRARHELTKHGRLPDHEEQRWVQDFAEAALGRRWRNTDLDDIEHLRHAADLLWEDSLFEQPIQTLIHAAYANASLYALRSASHKLLNYAQSAREYLDFRYHGLTVAFEKLQQNISRLEEDMRQLKVSQEGVSDEVRHEVELALESANSFLSAQETAILDNISTLFNQDQVLALTQRDVNSLPTQVEIDGDKLVLNDEAQAQIVLSKLRSSCEGILLVAQDNISRNLALRFEELEITLGRALNDAMRPIEMRVKDELHQAGFRPRISFPAFHASLFNFSTRQLFSEAIAQQEPGENGKQKGSGIRETFSRWLNQPGWSWNDYVEEKTSYFIDIKALHQNLVAYVRNFCQQIRKALAAQVDVSVTAGMATFFADFSLCLAGLQESLRECLTVRQQNESAVHRLSQQLQHSIAATAWIYEDSHLLRDDIQTLFVADYP
- a CDS encoding diguanylate cyclase regulator RdcB family protein, which translates into the protein MTNTLLEGPGRTLESIHPKFMVDLIYGDEPKRASVTLQQQQFRDRLTQEILSQTQLRAWAIAGVYSEHLMMRLKLVERLAAMFDPGHLALTRISQRLTFLQQSDITRGQSAPGLVQQVASLSEWFNQRCAYKEKALSQRGLTVQAGEHSEQVFTRWLAGAYDGWSLPGRCFVALEELRWGPFGDACRLANPEVVQMLKDNLRAMASNYLAHSIHAAPTTRHYYHHWLNASAAAGAGEYNDMLSWLGDWCEADKHPVCWSVTQRWQTVALGMPRLCSAKRLVDAMVEEIFPPSPLTL
- the kdgT gene encoding 2-keto-3-deoxygluconate transporter — translated: MKIKATIERIPGGMMLIPLLLGAIVNTLAPNTGAYFGSFTKGMISGTVPILAVWFFCIGASIDLRATGTVLRKSGTLVITKIAVAWAVAMIAASFIPDTGIQTGFFAGLSVLAIVSAMDMTNGGLYASLMNQYGTKEESGAFVLMSLESGPLMTMVILGAAGLGSFEPHHFIGAVLPFLIGFTLGNLDHDLRAFFSKATPVLIPFFGFALGNTINLAVIVDTGLLGILLGVAVIIITGIPLIIADRVIGGGNGTAGVAASSAAGAAVANPVIIAQINPAFEPVAASATALVAASVVVTAILVPIITALYAKRFGHVAARADAEENAAESASH